The DNA region ATATGAGCATATTATTAATGTGAAAGGAAGTGTTTTTATATGCCTACAGGTAAAACAAAGCAAAATATTGTTAATAAAAAAAATAATTTCTATCATATTCCTAATGTTTCTAATTTAAAGAAAAAAGAAAAAAATGTTAGTATAAAAGAACTAAATGCTGTATTGAAGGGTGAGTACATGGCTATTGATTCCTATGAAAAGTATATAAAAAATATAGATGATTCCAACACAAAAGCTGAATTTCAAAAAATACAAAAAGAACACAAAAGAAATTCCATTAAATTATCTGAAAGAATCCAAACTTTAGGAGGAGTTCCTGTATCCAGTGTAGGTGTAACAGGTAGAGTTGTAGAAACTATATCCAATGTGAAAAATATAGGCACAAAAAAACCTTTAGATTATCTAAAAAAGGCACAGCATGGAGAAGATATGGGTATAAAGATTGTTTCTAAAATTGTAAAAAGTGACTTGGACGAGGACAGTTCAAAATTAGTTGATTCCATGCTAACTGAAGATAAAAATCATATTAATACACTTGCTGGAATGATATCAACTTTTGAACAGCATTAATTTAATAAACTGTCCAAATATTTTGGACAGCCTCTCTTCTTATGATTTTTCTTTTAATGTTTTATGAAATCTTTAAATTCACAATTTGTAACTTCAGCAAGATCCTCAGTAGAAATTTCAATTTGTGTACCTATCTTTCCACCACTTACAATTATTTTATTAATATCTAAAGCACTAATATTAACAAAAGTTTTATAATCCTTTTTCATTCCTATAGGTGAACAGCCACCTCGTATGTATCCCGTTAATTTCATTATATCTTTAACTGCTATCATTTTAATACTTTTTTCTCCTGCACATACTGCCGCTTTCTTTAAGTCTATTTCCTCTTCAACAGGAGTAACGAATACATATATATTATTACTGCTTCCCTGAAGTACTAAAGTTTTATAAACAACTTTAGGATCTTCCCCAAGTTTATTGGTTACTGAAATTCCATCTATTTTACCATCTGAGCTATCATAAGTGATAATATTATATTCAATTTTTTTTCTATCTAAAATGCGCATGGCATTAGTTTTAATATGTGACATAAATTCCTCCATTATATCAATTTGACACTTTTAAATCTGCAAAACTAACACATATTCAGATAGCATTTACTACCATCAAAATATGCGTCACAGCTTTGACTTACTATACATTCTCAGATATCTAATTACCGGATATCTAAGAAACTTATTAATAAAAGCAACTTTTTTATACTTGTAACATATTCTAGTTAGTGGCTTAGATACGTAAAAAATAATTAAAAAATATTGACACATATACGTTAATCTTCTTTACAATATCTTAGGGGGTGTACATTATGAATCATAAACATAAAGAACATAATAATCCTACTCGTTCTCAACTTCCACCGGATTATTATCCAAAATATTACATGTATAGAAACGATACTGCAAACGTGAAAACCCTAACTGCCACTTCACAGCCACTTAATTCAGAAAATTATAAAATACACGAATATCTAAATATTCCAGTACTAAGCGGAGATTTTAATCCTAATGTTATAAATTACATTAATAATAATGTAAAAAATGACATTTTAGAATTCAAAAGTCAGATGGAAGCAGCTGCAGATGAAAATGCAAAAGCTATGCAGCAGGCAGGTAAACCAGTAATTCCATTCCAAATTTCAAACAACTATGTAGTAACTTATAACAAAAATAACCTTTTGAGTATTTCTTTAATCTACCAGCAATATATAAATGGAAGAAATAGTTATATAAGAACATCCTATAATTATAATCTTCAAAATGCCAGATCTATGCCTTTAGGAGATCTATTTAAACCTGGTTCAAATTATATATCTGTATTAAACAGTAAAATAAGGTCAATTTTACAGAGAAATCCTCAAGACTACTATCCTAGTACCGCCAGCAATTTTAAAGGCATAACCGAAGATCAACCTTACTATTTGGATAATAATAACCTTGTATTGTTTTTTGGCTTCAATGAAATTGCTCCAGTTGCTTCCGGAATACCTTTGATAAAAATTCCTTTCTCAGAATTAAGTGATATATTGAACCCCCAGCTTTTAAGAAGTATATAAGGCATATTCAAATAAATAACTCTGCTTTTTCTCTATATGATATAAATCACTACATTATCAATGAATCTTACTCAGTGGGAGTTTGTACCCACACTGAGTTTAGATGAATTATCCAGGAACGTGTCGCTGTTATCCACACCTTGTAGAAGGTAGAGTGTTACAGCGACTAGTTATCGGATAAGCCTATATTTACCATTCTGCCGGTTTGCAAATAATTTCTTTTACTTTAGTCCTCAATATATCTGCTCCATGAGACGGCCTTATTATTATTGCTGTATCAGCTCCACGTCCAGTACCTGATATAGCAATAATATCTTCACCATAGGGTATAACTCCGCCATCCAAAGCCATAGTACTTATTTCAACACCCACTTTGACACCCTGACCAAGCATCCTTAATGAATTTGCAATTATCTCCACTGGTAATATACCACCAAATTTACTTGAAAGGCTGCGTTCAGCCCCTGAAAGTATATGGCTGGATGTATATATTACAAAACCATATTCCTCTAACTCTTTTCTTTTTTCCTCTGAAAGTTCCTGAACACCATTTTCTGCAAAACCATTTGCATGAGTAACTACTATAACTTTAATACCACAATTTTTAAGATAAGTAGGCACTTCTCCCTTACTTGTAGCAACCACTATATATTTAATTTTTCTTTCTACAGCAGTCTTTATAGCAAGCTTTACAGTCTCCTCTGTGTTCAATCTGCCTGGATTTTCAAAATACATACTAAATCCCTCCTGTTTATACTATTTCTTACATTATACATCTATATTGGGAACCGTAAAGAAATAACCAATCATTTCATATACTTTAAATATGTTAAAGCGCAAAGCAATTAGAAAAAAGCAGGCCTTAAACCTGCTATACAAATCTACTCATTATTTTCTGATCTATAACAATATATTTCTATGGCCTCACTTAAAAATTCAGCTAAGCCTTCCTTTCGTTGGTTAATTTTTTCTCTGAAATTTTCGTCTTCTATATATAATTTTCCAAGAGCTCTAAACATATTTAAATTACAATTGTAGAAGCTGTCACTATAGTACTTTCTTAATTCCTCAATAGCTTGTTGAACTTTTTCATGTGCAGGTGATTTATCCATTAAAATAATTATATCTTCATATATATAATTTAATCTTTCTCTAAGGCCTTTCCAATCTTCTTTAGTATATTTAGATACTTTTTTATAGATCTCCTTATAAACACTATTCATGTATTTTTTCTTTTCAGCTTTACTCTGTTCTTTATTATAGATCTCCATATATGCCTTATCAAACAATACGAATATATCATCTTTTTTCATACCATACCACCAACCACCACTTATTTAAAAAATAATACATATGTTGCAATAAATTATATTCATAATATAATATTCTATTTTGGTAAGGCATCTAAATACCATTTATTAAATGACCAATTTTAATGGCAACTTATATATCACATTTTATAATATTTCTAACAACTCATCTAATGAATCTATATTATAATCACTGGAAACATTAATTTTTTTATTCCATCGTTTTATTAAAACAGAAGTAATACCCATTTTTTTAGCACTTATAACATCTTCATCAGAATTTCCCACTAATATTATATCCTTATTTGGAATATTACAATAGGACAATGCCTTATTTATTATAATGTCACATGGTTTATAGGATCTAACATCACTGGATATTATAAATTCATGAAAATAATGATGTATATTCAAAGCCTGTAATTCTTTAATTAATATATCTGAATCAGAATTACTAAATACAATTAATTTTATTTTTCTTTTTCTCAGTATATTTAAAACTCTAATAACATCTTCATAAAGATATGATTGATTAATATAAAGTTCTTCATAATAGTGATGTGCTAAATTACTTAAATCTTCTATATTTAATTTCAAAGCCGCTTTTTTAA from Clostridium pasteurianum BC1 includes:
- a CDS encoding DUF2383 domain-containing protein, with the protein product MPTGKTKQNIVNKKNNFYHIPNVSNLKKKEKNVSIKELNAVLKGEYMAIDSYEKYIKNIDDSNTKAEFQKIQKEHKRNSIKLSERIQTLGGVPVSSVGVTGRVVETISNVKNIGTKKPLDYLKKAQHGEDMGIKIVSKIVKSDLDEDSSKLVDSMLTEDKNHINTLAGMISTFEQH
- the ybaK gene encoding Cys-tRNA(Pro) deacylase; amino-acid sequence: MSHIKTNAMRILDRKKIEYNIITYDSSDGKIDGISVTNKLGEDPKVVYKTLVLQGSSNNIYVFVTPVEEEIDLKKAAVCAGEKSIKMIAVKDIMKLTGYIRGGCSPIGMKKDYKTFVNISALDINKIIVSGGKIGTQIEISTEDLAEVTNCEFKDFIKH
- a CDS encoding DUF3298 and DUF4163 domain-containing protein — protein: MNHKHKEHNNPTRSQLPPDYYPKYYMYRNDTANVKTLTATSQPLNSENYKIHEYLNIPVLSGDFNPNVINYINNNVKNDILEFKSQMEAAADENAKAMQQAGKPVIPFQISNNYVVTYNKNNLLSISLIYQQYINGRNSYIRTSYNYNLQNARSMPLGDLFKPGSNYISVLNSKIRSILQRNPQDYYPSTASNFKGITEDQPYYLDNNNLVLFFGFNEIAPVASGIPLIKIPFSELSDILNPQLLRSI
- a CDS encoding pyruvate kinase alpha/beta domain-containing protein; translated protein: MYFENPGRLNTEETVKLAIKTAVERKIKYIVVATSKGEVPTYLKNCGIKVIVVTHANGFAENGVQELSEEKRKELEEYGFVIYTSSHILSGAERSLSSKFGGILPVEIIANSLRMLGQGVKVGVEISTMALDGGVIPYGEDIIAISGTGRGADTAIIIRPSHGADILRTKVKEIICKPAEW
- a CDS encoding TipAS antibiotic-recognition domain-containing protein, with the translated sequence MKKDDIFVLFDKAYMEIYNKEQSKAEKKKYMNSVYKEIYKKVSKYTKEDWKGLRERLNYIYEDIIILMDKSPAHEKVQQAIEELRKYYSDSFYNCNLNMFRALGKLYIEDENFREKINQRKEGLAEFLSEAIEIYCYRSENNE
- a CDS encoding HAD family hydrolase: MENLDKIVFFDIGGTLVGAPNLFSYIASKYKNSQGDKIAKVISENYDELYYNVQEDEFLSVKDMLEISLKKAALKLNIEDLSNLAHHYYEELYINQSYLYEDVIRVLNILRKRKIKLIVFSNSDSDILIKELQALNIHHYFHEFIISSDVRSYKPCDIIINKALSYCNIPNKDIILVGNSDEDVISAKKMGITSVLIKRWNKKINVSSDYNIDSLDELLEIL